A window of Corythoichthys intestinalis isolate RoL2023-P3 chromosome 14, ASM3026506v1, whole genome shotgun sequence contains these coding sequences:
- the LOC130930201 gene encoding olfactory receptor 49-like encodes MMENVSVITMITLSGLNFPFVQRIIIFVLVLLCYLVILFNNLIIIILIITDRKLHKPMYIFLCNLCVNALYGSVAFYPKLLADLLSSHVISVVGCMLQGFVIHTSNAADFSILALIAYDRYVALCRPLIYESFMTKQKVSLFIFVSWLLPTFCMVMNSMSLMSKKLCGSHINRLYCVNLMVSKLTCTPAKAYSIIAVVNISFFFGIFLLIIYSYVHLIKMCIPSPQMWKKFRQTCTPHFICLLIYTITELVDLLYMRLGSAGLSVHLHHLMTMEFLIIPPIMNPLVYGLQLTHIRNKIFSFFHNKKKLHF; translated from the coding sequence ATGATGGAAAATGTCTCCGTCATCACAATGATTACTCTCTCTGGTTTGAATTTTCCGTTTGTGCAAAGAATAATCATTTTTGTGCTTGTACTGCTGTGCTATCTGGTCATACTGTTCAACAatttaattattatcattttaatcaTTACAGACCGAAAGCTTCATAAACCCATGTATATTTTCCTATGTAATTTATGCGTgaacgccctgtacggttcggtGGCCTTCTACCCCAAATTATTAGCGGATCTTTTGTCGTCTCATGTCATTTCGGTGGTCGGCTGCATGCTGCAGGGTTTCGTCATACATACGTCAAACGCTGCCGATTTTTCCATCTTGGCGCTGATCGCTTACGACAGGTATGTTGCTTTGTGTCGACCTTTGATTTATGAGTCTTTCATGACGAAGCAGAAAGTGTCCCTCTTTATCTTTGTCTCTTGGTTGCTGCCTACCTTTTGTATGGTTATGAACAGCATGTCACTCATGAGTAAAAAGCTATGCGGCTCTCACATCAACAGGCTCTACTGCGTTAACCTTATGGTCTCTAAACTGACGTGCACTCCAGCCAAAGCCTACAGCATCATCGCAGTGGTCAACATTAGTTtcttttttggcatttttttgttaattatttATTCTTACGTGCACCTGATCAAAATGTGTATTCCTTCCCCACAGATGTGGAAGAAATTCAGGCAAACGTGCACGCCGCATTTTATCTGCTTGCTTATTTATACCATCACCGAGCTGGTGGATTTGTTGTACATGAGACTGGGTTCGGCCGGCTTGTCTGTACATCTTCACCACTTAATGACTATGGAGTTTCTAATCATTCCTCCCATTATGAATCCGCTCGTCTACGGGCTGCAGCTGACACACATACGGAACaagatatttagtttttttcataACAAAAAGAAGCTACATTTTTAA
- the LOC130930200 gene encoding olfactory receptor 49-like, which produces MMENVSVITMITLSGLNFPFWQRIIIFVLVLLCYLVILFNNLIIIVLIITDRKLHKPMYVFLCNLCVNALYGSVAFYPKLLADLLSSHVISVVGCMLQGYTIHTSIACDFSILALIAYDRYVALCRPLIYESFMTKQKVSLFIFVSWLLPTFCMVMNSMSLMSKKLCRSHIDRLYCVNLMISKLTCTPAKAYSIISLVNISFFFGIFWLIVYSYVHLIKMCIHSPQMWKKFRQTCTPHFICLLIYTITELVDLFYMRLGSGDLSVHLHNLMTMEFLIIPPIMNPLVYGLQLTHIRNKIFRFFHSKKKLQHF; this is translated from the coding sequence ATGATGGAAAATGTCTCTGTCATCACAATGATTACTCTCTCTGGTTTGAATTTTCCGTTTTGGCAAAGAATAATCATTTTTGTGCTTGTACTGCTGTGCTACCTGGTCATACTGTTCAACAATTTAATTATTATCGTTTTAATCATTACAGACCGAAAGCTTCATAAACCCATGTATGTTTTCCTATGTAATTTATGCGTgaacgccctgtacggttcggtGGCTTTCTACCCCAAATTATTAGCGGATCTTTTGTCGTCTCATGTCATTTCGGTGGTCGGCTGCATGCTGCAGGGTTACACCATACATACGTCAATCGCTTGCGATTTTTCCATCTTGGCGCTGATAGCTTACGACAGGTATGTTGCTTTGTGTCGACCTTTGATTTATGAGTCTTTCATGACGAAGCAGAAAGTGTCCCTCTTTATCTTTGTCTCTTGGTTGCTGCCTACCTTTTGTATGGTTATGAACAGCATGTCACTCATGAGTAAAAAGCTATGCCGCTCTCACATCGACAGGCTCTACTGCGTTAACCTTATGATCTCTAAACTGACGTGCACCCCAGCCAAGGCCTACAGCATCATCTCGTTGGTCAACATCAGtttcttttttggcatcttttggttAATTGTTTATTCTTACGTGCACCTGATCAAAATGTGCATTCATTCCCCACAGATGTGGAAGAAATTCAGGCAAACGTGCACGCCGCATTTCATCTGCCTGCTCATTTATACCATCACCGAGCTGGTGGATTTGTTCTACATGAGACTGGGTTCGGGCGACTTGTCGGTACATCTTCACAACTTAATGACaatggagtttttaatcattcctCCCATTATGAATCCGCTTGTCTACGGGCTGCAGCTGACACACATACGGAACAAgatatttaggttttttcattccaaaaagaaGCTACAACATTTTTAA